The following proteins are encoded in a genomic region of Saccharopolyspora antimicrobica:
- a CDS encoding UvrD-helicase domain-containing protein, which produces MSTPLDLQWNNDPLSPAEPGHAGRRGTDPEALLAGLNPQQRDAVVHTGSPLLIVAGAGSGKTRVLTNRIAYLLAGGAHPGQIMAITFTNKAAAEMKERVAELVGRRANVMWVSTFHSMCVRVLRREAKVLGLSSNFSIYDADDSRRLITMIAREQDLDSKRYPARTLAVHISNLKNELLSPETAAEQAGNDVERKVAQVYAAYQRRLVESNSMDFDDLIMRTVELLQNHPDVAEHYRRRFRHVLVDEYQDTNHAQYVLVRELVGTEATEDGVEPAELCVVGDADQSIYAFRGATIRNIEEFERDYPEARTILLEQNYRSTQTILSAANAVIRRNPNRRDKRLWSNAGDGEQIVGYVGDNEHDEAAFVAGEIDRLVDSGDATFNDIAVFYRTNNQSRVFEEVFIRLGLPYRVVGGVRFYERREVRDALAYLRVLDNPDDTVSLRRILNVPKRGIGDRAEAVVAVHAEQERISFARALRDAADGRVALLNTRARNAISGFVALLDELQQVAAESDVAETLEQVLERTGYRAELEASDDPQDATRVENLTELVTVAREFIEARAGVPAAGAEGETDPSAEAVVAAAVPAAEDDEETALGLPADDSLSAFLERVSLVADADSLPESGDGVVTLMTLHTAKGLEFPVVFCTGWEDGIFPHMRALGEPAELAEERRLAYVGITRARQRLYLSRALMRSAWGQPMTNPASRFLTEIPEELLHWRRIEPERAAPQVRSTWGSRGGGFDRTGSDSAQAGLSARGMRSTGMKGWKDTVSIKLAAGDRVTHDKYGLGTVLSTEGEGPRATATIDFGTAGTVRLMLIGSVPLTKI; this is translated from the coding sequence ATGAGCACCCCACTCGACCTCCAGTGGAACAACGATCCGTTGTCGCCCGCCGAACCCGGCCACGCCGGACGGCGCGGCACGGACCCGGAAGCCCTGCTCGCCGGTCTGAACCCGCAACAGCGCGACGCGGTGGTGCACACCGGCTCGCCGCTGCTGATCGTGGCCGGTGCCGGGTCGGGCAAGACCAGGGTGCTGACCAACCGGATCGCCTACCTGCTCGCGGGCGGGGCGCACCCGGGCCAGATCATGGCGATCACCTTCACCAACAAGGCCGCGGCCGAGATGAAGGAGCGCGTCGCCGAGCTGGTCGGCCGCCGGGCCAACGTGATGTGGGTGTCGACGTTCCACTCGATGTGCGTGCGGGTGCTGCGCCGCGAGGCCAAGGTCCTAGGGCTGTCGTCGAACTTCTCGATCTACGACGCCGACGACTCCCGGCGGCTGATCACCATGATCGCCCGGGAGCAGGACCTCGACTCCAAGCGTTACCCGGCGCGCACCCTCGCGGTGCACATCTCGAACCTGAAGAACGAGCTGCTGTCCCCGGAGACGGCCGCTGAGCAGGCGGGCAACGACGTGGAGCGCAAGGTCGCCCAGGTCTACGCCGCCTACCAGCGCCGGCTCGTGGAGTCCAACTCGATGGACTTCGACGACCTGATCATGCGCACGGTGGAGCTGCTGCAGAACCACCCGGACGTCGCCGAGCACTACCGGCGGCGGTTCCGGCACGTGCTGGTGGACGAGTACCAGGACACCAACCACGCGCAGTACGTGCTGGTCCGCGAGCTGGTGGGCACCGAGGCGACCGAGGACGGCGTCGAACCGGCCGAGCTGTGCGTGGTGGGTGACGCCGATCAGTCGATCTACGCCTTCCGCGGGGCGACGATCCGCAACATCGAGGAGTTCGAGCGGGACTACCCGGAGGCCCGGACGATCCTGCTGGAGCAGAACTACCGCTCCACGCAGACCATCCTGTCCGCGGCCAACGCGGTGATCCGGCGCAACCCGAACCGCCGCGACAAGCGGCTGTGGAGCAACGCGGGCGACGGCGAGCAGATCGTCGGCTACGTCGGGGACAACGAGCACGACGAAGCGGCCTTCGTGGCCGGCGAGATCGACCGGCTGGTCGACTCGGGCGACGCGACGTTCAACGACATCGCGGTGTTCTACCGGACCAACAACCAGTCACGAGTGTTCGAGGAGGTGTTCATCCGGCTCGGCCTGCCCTACCGCGTCGTCGGCGGGGTGCGCTTCTACGAGCGCCGCGAGGTCCGGGACGCACTGGCCTACCTGCGGGTGCTGGACAACCCGGACGACACGGTGAGCCTGCGCCGCATCCTCAACGTGCCCAAGCGAGGCATCGGTGACCGGGCGGAGGCCGTGGTCGCGGTGCACGCGGAGCAGGAGCGGATCTCGTTCGCCCGGGCCCTGCGCGATGCGGCGGACGGCCGGGTCGCGCTGCTGAACACCCGGGCGCGCAACGCGATCTCGGGTTTCGTGGCGCTGCTCGACGAGCTGCAGCAGGTGGCGGCGGAGTCCGACGTCGCGGAGACCCTGGAGCAGGTGCTGGAGCGCACCGGCTACCGCGCGGAGCTGGAGGCCAGCGACGACCCGCAGGACGCCACGCGGGTGGAGAACCTGACCGAGCTCGTCACGGTGGCGCGCGAGTTCATCGAAGCGCGCGCCGGGGTGCCCGCGGCCGGAGCGGAGGGCGAGACCGATCCGTCGGCGGAGGCGGTGGTCGCCGCTGCGGTCCCGGCCGCCGAGGACGACGAGGAGACCGCGCTGGGGCTGCCCGCGGACGACTCGCTGTCGGCGTTCCTGGAGCGGGTCTCGCTGGTGGCCGACGCGGATTCGCTGCCGGAGTCGGGCGACGGGGTGGTCACCCTGATGACCCTGCACACCGCGAAGGGGCTGGAGTTCCCGGTGGTGTTCTGCACCGGCTGGGAGGACGGGATCTTCCCGCACATGCGGGCGCTGGGCGAACCGGCCGAGCTGGCCGAGGAGCGGCGCCTGGCCTACGTGGGCATCACCCGCGCCCGGCAGCGCCTGTACCTGTCCCGCGCGCTGATGCGGTCGGCGTGGGGGCAGCCGATGACGAATCCGGCGTCCCGGTTCCTCACCGAGATCCCGGAGGAGCTGCTGCACTGGCGACGGATCGAGCCGGAGCGCGCTGCGCCGCAGGTGCGCAGCACCTGGGGCAGCCGCGGTGGTGGGTTCGACCGCACCGGCTCGGACTCGGCGCAGGCCGGGCTGTCCGCCCGGGGCATGCGCAGCACCGGCATGAAGGGCTGGAAGGACACCGTCTCCATCAAGCTGGCGGCCGGTGACCGGGTCACCCACGACAAGTACGGCCTGGGCACGGTGCTCTCCACCGAGGGCGAGGGCCCGCGGGCGACCGCGACCATCGACTTCGGCACCGCTGGAACGGTGCGCCTCATGCTGATCGGCAGCGTCCCGCTGACCAAGATCTGA
- a CDS encoding LysR family transcriptional regulator, with amino-acid sequence MDLNLLVALDALLQEQSVTRAAEHLQTSPAAMSRTLGRIRRILRDPLLVRAGQRMVLTPRAVELRDEVHAVVERSRALLTPGDQFDPATLKRTFTLQSSDLLTGALTPALLALTAGTAPGVALRFVPETAEGTSALRDGSVDVEIGVLDHLDPETRTAPLTTTRLVGAVRPEHPLARGEISPQQFAAATHISVSRRGRARGPVDDRLAELGLQRRVPVVLPSHTAALLLARDTDLVCLATESAARHAGLRTFEVPLDLPPVSIGMAWHPRNDVDAAHRWLLGLIRRAAAELS; translated from the coding sequence ATGGATCTGAACTTGCTGGTGGCGTTGGACGCCCTGCTCCAGGAGCAGAGCGTGACGCGCGCGGCGGAGCACCTGCAGACCTCGCCCGCGGCGATGAGCCGCACCCTCGGCAGGATCCGCCGGATCCTGCGCGATCCGCTCCTGGTGCGTGCCGGTCAGCGCATGGTGTTGACGCCGCGCGCCGTTGAGCTCCGCGACGAGGTGCACGCTGTCGTCGAGCGTTCCCGCGCGCTGCTCACTCCCGGCGACCAGTTCGATCCGGCGACCCTGAAGCGCACTTTCACCCTCCAGAGCAGCGATCTGCTCACCGGCGCACTGACTCCCGCGCTACTGGCCCTGACCGCCGGCACGGCTCCCGGAGTGGCGCTGAGGTTCGTCCCGGAGACCGCTGAAGGCACCTCGGCGCTGCGCGACGGATCGGTGGACGTCGAGATCGGCGTGCTCGACCACCTGGATCCCGAGACCCGCACCGCACCGCTGACGACCACGCGGCTGGTCGGGGCCGTCCGGCCGGAGCACCCGCTGGCCCGGGGCGAGATCAGCCCGCAGCAGTTCGCCGCTGCGACGCACATCAGCGTGTCGCGGCGGGGCCGGGCCCGCGGCCCGGTCGACGACCGGCTCGCCGAACTCGGGTTGCAGCGCCGGGTTCCGGTCGTGCTCCCGAGCCACACCGCCGCACTGCTGCTCGCTCGCGACACCGATCTCGTCTGCCTGGCAACGGAATCCGCCGCCCGGCACGCGGGCCTGCGCACCTTCGAGGTGCCGCTCGACCTGCCGCCGGTGAGCATCGGCATGGCCTGGCACCCGCGCAACGACGTCGACGCCGCCCACCGCTGGCTGCTGGGCCTGATCCGCAGAGCCGCAGCAGAACTGAGCTGA
- a CDS encoding YncE family protein, giving the protein MSSGDVLAVVAQSGPAVAFFDATTHRHLDTIELPAEPHELCFDPEHRALYCAITYRSGYYHENSGRAAEIVVMNPDERAIIDVIDISPEHGPHGLALDSANRRLYVSVEEGPAGPGGVVVLDTRTRTPIGRIDTAAPGPHWFAITPDGRRGYASNKEAPFVSAVDLDTGELLPRVPVPGSEGIAVSPDGTRVCVATPYAAFGGHRSAPTAVLVIDAETGELLRTIPTEGQVMPVHITSTGLLLAGELRMSAGGPGLGTQRPGRLLIFAPGSCEPLGEVEVGEFPLTITSSPDGSRAYVSAVVSSTVTVVDLETHDVLAVLPVDRCGEPGAHGLAYVPGRGCLGS; this is encoded by the coding sequence ATGAGCTCAGGAGATGTGCTGGCAGTGGTCGCGCAGAGCGGCCCGGCGGTCGCCTTCTTCGACGCCACGACCCACCGGCACCTCGACACGATCGAGCTGCCCGCAGAACCGCACGAGCTGTGCTTCGACCCGGAGCACCGGGCGCTGTACTGCGCGATCACCTACCGATCGGGCTACTACCACGAGAACAGCGGCCGGGCCGCCGAGATCGTCGTCATGAATCCGGACGAGCGCGCGATCATCGACGTCATCGACATATCGCCGGAGCACGGCCCGCACGGCCTGGCGCTGGACAGCGCCAACCGGCGGCTCTACGTCAGCGTCGAGGAAGGCCCGGCCGGGCCTGGCGGCGTGGTCGTGCTCGACACGCGCACCCGCACGCCGATCGGGCGCATCGACACCGCAGCGCCCGGCCCGCACTGGTTCGCCATCACCCCGGACGGCCGTCGCGGATACGCCAGCAACAAGGAAGCCCCGTTCGTCTCAGCCGTGGACCTGGACACGGGCGAGCTGCTGCCCCGCGTGCCGGTACCGGGCAGCGAGGGGATCGCGGTCTCCCCGGACGGGACCAGGGTCTGCGTCGCGACGCCGTACGCCGCGTTCGGCGGGCATCGCAGCGCGCCGACCGCGGTCCTCGTGATCGACGCGGAGACCGGTGAGCTGCTCCGCACCATCCCGACCGAGGGCCAGGTGATGCCGGTGCACATCACCAGCACCGGCCTGCTGCTGGCCGGTGAGTTGCGGATGTCCGCTGGCGGCCCGGGCCTGGGCACGCAGCGGCCGGGCAGGCTGCTGATCTTCGCGCCGGGCAGCTGCGAGCCGCTGGGCGAGGTCGAGGTGGGCGAATTCCCGCTCACCATCACGTCCTCGCCCGACGGCAGCCGCGCCTACGTCTCCGCGGTGGTGTCGTCCACGGTGACCGTGGTCGACCTAGAGACCCACGATGTCCTGGCCGTGCTGCCCGTCGACCGCTGCGGCGAACCGGGCGCGCACGGTCTCGCCTACGTGCCCGGCCGCGGGTGCTTGGGCTCGTAG
- a CDS encoding VOC family protein, giving the protein MINGAHLLLFTRDAERDRTFLRDVLGFESVDAGGGWLIFGLPPAELATHPTDATPTCELYLLCDDLSATIGELQDQGVEITRTVSNEGWGLLTAFRLPSGAEIGLYEPKHPRPGT; this is encoded by the coding sequence ATGATCAACGGTGCGCACCTGCTGCTGTTCACCCGGGACGCCGAGCGGGACCGGACGTTCCTCCGCGACGTGCTCGGGTTCGAATCCGTGGACGCCGGCGGCGGGTGGCTGATCTTCGGGCTGCCACCCGCCGAACTGGCCACCCACCCCACCGACGCGACGCCCACCTGCGAGCTCTACCTGTTGTGCGACGACCTCTCGGCGACCATCGGTGAGCTGCAGGACCAGGGTGTCGAGATCACCCGCACGGTCAGCAACGAGGGCTGGGGTCTGCTCACGGCGTTCCGGCTGCCCAGCGGCGCGGAGATCGGGCTCTACGAGCCCAAGCACCCGCGGCCGGGCACGTAG
- a CDS encoding TetR/AcrR family transcriptional regulator, whose product MILEAAAQVFQREGLGATTNRIAERAGVSIGSVYQYFPNKRAVLHALSEQHLQQVEADLVALLHDIARLPPRWNDVVRALVTGAIDAHEKHSGMHHLLYEHTPRTAEGVGELQRLFRQLVPGIAQQLRRCSVGGPDHELTAALLVHGIDAQLHRVVLAPGGDRTPAERADALIALWSALPAG is encoded by the coding sequence GTGATCCTGGAGGCGGCTGCTCAGGTTTTCCAGCGCGAAGGGCTCGGCGCGACCACGAACCGCATCGCGGAACGCGCCGGTGTCTCCATCGGCTCGGTGTACCAGTACTTCCCGAACAAGCGCGCCGTCCTGCACGCGCTCAGCGAACAGCACCTGCAGCAAGTCGAAGCCGATCTGGTCGCGTTGTTGCACGACATCGCACGGCTGCCTCCACGGTGGAACGACGTGGTGCGCGCTCTGGTGACAGGTGCGATCGATGCACACGAGAAGCACTCCGGCATGCACCACCTGCTCTACGAGCACACGCCGCGAACAGCCGAGGGAGTCGGAGAGCTCCAACGCCTTTTCCGCCAGCTGGTTCCCGGGATCGCACAGCAGCTCCGGCGATGCTCTGTCGGCGGGCCCGACCACGAGTTGACCGCTGCGCTGCTGGTGCACGGGATCGATGCCCAGCTCCACCGCGTCGTGCTGGCGCCTGGCGGTGACCGCACGCCGGCCGAGCGCGCCGACGCCCTGATCGCATTGTGGAGCGCGCTTCCCGCCGGTTGA